One Candidatus Saganbacteria bacterium genomic window, CTGACAAATGGCCCTGAAAATACTTTTTCAAATCCGAGTTCTCGGCCTATACGGGAATACCATTCAAATGTTTCGGGTTCGACAAATCGAGATACCGGAAAATGTTTGGATGATGGCGGAAGATATTGGCCGATCGTCACAATATCGCAAAAAACTGATCTTAAATCCCGCAAAAGAGAAATTATCTCTTCATCCGCTTCTCCCAATCCTACCATAAAACCGGACTTTGTGTAAATAGAAGGTGACAGCTTTTTGGCCATTTCAAGCAATTTTAACGACCTTATATAATCGGCTTGAGGACGGACTTTGGGATAAAGCCTGGAAATAGTTTCGACGTTATGGTTTAGGACGAACGGCTTGGCATCTAAGACTGTTTTTAACGCCGCTTCATCTCCGCAAAAATCAGGGATTAAAACCTCGATTTTGGAAACCGCGACGTTCAGTCGCAGGTTTTCAATAACTTTTGCATAATGCGCTGCGCCGCCATCCGGCAGATCATCTCTTGTGGCAGAAGTTACCACGACATATTTTAATCCGAGTTTTTTTACCGCGTCTAGAACTTTTTTGGGCTCGTCGGGATCGACTGTTTGAGGAATGCCGCCCGCTACCGCGCAAAAAGAACAATTCCTGGTACAGACGTCGCCCAATATCATAAAGGCCAAAGAATGTTTTTCAAAACACTCGCCCAAATTCGGGCAATGCGCCTCTTCGCAAACCGTATGGATAGATGGATCATTTAGAAGCGCTCGGATTTTTACAAGATTTCCGTGTTTAGATATCTTCTTCAATAAATGTGATGGGTAACGCAATAATTTACGCCAATTTCAGTTTTTTTGCCATTTCATCGGGGTTTCTGGAATTTTCGATCGCGGCCTCTTCGGAAATTAACTTTGCCCGATATAGGTCTTTTAACGCGTTATCCATGCTTACCATCCCAAACTTGCTTCCCGTTTCGATCGTCGAATACAAGTCTTGGGTTGCGGATTTGCGGATGATGTTCCTGACGGC contains:
- the lipA gene encoding lipoyl synthase, which codes for MRYPSHLLKKISKHGNLVKIRALLNDPSIHTVCEEAHCPNLGECFEKHSLAFMILGDVCTRNCSFCAVAGGIPQTVDPDEPKKVLDAVKKLGLKYVVVTSATRDDLPDGGAAHYAKVIENLRLNVAVSKIEVLIPDFCGDEAALKTVLDAKPFVLNHNVETISRLYPKVRPQADYIRSLKLLEMAKKLSPSIYTKSGFMVGLGEADEEIISLLRDLRSVFCDIVTIGQYLPPSSKHFPVSRFVEPETFEWYSRIGRELGFEKVFSGPFVRSSYKAEEILCSPNNQKGY